One part of the Terrimicrobium sacchariphilum genome encodes these proteins:
- a CDS encoding Hsp70 family protein produces MIVGIDLGTTNSLIGAMDAGFPVLFADENGCRLTPSALYFPEDATEPVVGWEALEHRETGVLSIKRLMGSRVGEVETTLPVVGRPGEPVRLQVGSQTLSPEEISAFILRKLKVQAERVLGGPVTKAVITVPAYFNDAQRSATKRAGELAGFEVERLLAEPTAAALAYGLDRLGEKSHVAVYDLGGGTFDISVLELSGGVFQVLATNGDTRLGGDDFDRAIAEKFGISLAEAEARKREGGEQIAEVCRPILEKTRLHCLRSLHDAKVDVGQLDEVILVGGSTRMPLVREFVREVFGKEPNVSQHPDEAVALGAAIQAGILSGSVQNVTLLDVTPLSLGIETFGGLMNVLIPRNTTIPCRAGEMFANAAANQTSMRITVLQGEREMARDNWKLGEFVVSFAPAPRGQARVGVQFEIDANGLLQVLARDIATGVDTKVAIESAVEVSDEAVEKMLEDSLEHAFEDMDERVFTEATIKADEMLPAVDKALAALGDKVPESDRAAILAAAGAVRSAKAEKSLSKLKAALADLDRLTEPLAAQLIELAMGS; encoded by the coding sequence ATGATCGTAGGAATCGACCTCGGAACGACAAATTCCCTCATCGGCGCGATGGACGCCGGTTTCCCCGTGCTCTTTGCCGACGAGAACGGGTGCCGACTCACGCCCTCCGCGCTCTATTTCCCGGAAGATGCGACCGAGCCGGTGGTTGGTTGGGAGGCTCTCGAGCATCGCGAAACCGGGGTTTTGTCGATCAAGCGCCTGATGGGTTCGCGCGTTGGCGAGGTGGAGACCACCTTGCCGGTGGTGGGCAGGCCGGGCGAACCGGTGCGCTTGCAGGTAGGTTCCCAGACCCTTAGCCCCGAGGAGATTTCCGCATTCATCCTCCGCAAGCTCAAGGTCCAGGCTGAACGTGTCTTGGGTGGTCCGGTGACGAAGGCCGTCATCACGGTCCCGGCCTATTTCAACGACGCCCAGCGCAGCGCCACCAAGCGGGCGGGTGAACTGGCGGGGTTTGAGGTCGAGCGCCTCCTGGCGGAGCCCACTGCGGCCGCGCTCGCCTATGGTTTGGACCGGCTGGGGGAAAAATCACACGTGGCCGTTTACGATCTGGGCGGCGGAACGTTTGACATCTCGGTGCTGGAGCTTTCCGGCGGCGTGTTTCAGGTGCTGGCGACGAACGGCGATACCCGGCTTGGCGGCGATGACTTTGACCGGGCGATCGCGGAGAAATTTGGCATTTCTCTGGCGGAAGCCGAGGCTCGGAAACGCGAGGGTGGCGAGCAGATTGCAGAAGTCTGCCGCCCGATCCTTGAGAAGACCCGTCTGCATTGCCTGCGTTCGCTGCACGACGCGAAGGTCGATGTCGGACAGCTTGACGAGGTGATCCTCGTTGGCGGCTCGACTCGCATGCCGCTGGTGCGCGAGTTTGTTCGCGAGGTGTTCGGAAAGGAACCCAACGTCTCCCAGCATCCGGATGAAGCGGTGGCATTGGGCGCGGCGATCCAGGCGGGTATCCTGTCCGGATCCGTGCAAAACGTCACCCTCCTCGACGTGACGCCGCTTTCCCTCGGTATAGAGACTTTTGGCGGGTTGATGAATGTCCTCATCCCGCGAAATACGACCATTCCCTGCCGGGCGGGCGAGATGTTTGCCAATGCCGCCGCCAACCAGACCTCGATGCGCATCACGGTGCTCCAGGGCGAGCGCGAGATGGCTCGGGATAACTGGAAGCTCGGTGAGTTTGTCGTCTCATTTGCCCCCGCTCCACGCGGTCAGGCCAGGGTGGGAGTACAGTTTGAAATCGACGCGAATGGGCTGCTCCAGGTCCTCGCCCGCGATATCGCCACCGGAGTCGATACCAAGGTCGCGATCGAGAGCGCGGTCGAGGTGAGCGACGAAGCGGTGGAAAAGATGCTGGAGGATTCCCTCGAGCACGCCTTTGAGGACATGGATGAGCGGGTCTTTACCGAGGCGACGATCAAGGCCGACGAGATGCTGCCCGCTGTCGACAAGGCTCTGGCGGCGCTCGGTGACAAGGTGCCGGAAAGCGACCGCGCCGCGATCCTGGCCGCCGCCGGGGCGGTGCGCAGCGCAAAGGCGGAAAAGTCGCTTTCCAAGCTGAAGGCCGCCCTGGCCGATCTCGACAGGCTGACTGAGCCGCTGGCCGCCCAGTTGATTGAACTGGCGATGGGCAGCTAG
- a CDS encoding serine hydrolase domain-containing protein, producing the protein MKPIGVLIIISLFSAAVAQADPHSAAAYSARHGETALLVWQDGRTLVSRGRTSTGVQPPNVYSITKTLCAMGTMAAITKGWLKLDERASDAITEWKNDPRKRDITIRQLLDQTSGLNPGYETFYRPNLKDKQTAVARLSSVAKPGTTFAYGPAHYEALELVLARKLKQPPLPWINSVLLQPLGIPIAGWRRDREGTPYFSAGAHACATQLLAVGQVVRKEGWRWIFPIFSSPVFREAVQGSDANPAYGGGLWNNSLAAVKDAVSRDVEEAISAGLGRQEWNRTCLSREAPTDLLAMVGSYGQRVYIVPSQSLIIVRQGRESGFRDPEFLAAYFRPSGKTAKN; encoded by the coding sequence GTGAAGCCGATCGGAGTCCTTATCATCATTTCGCTGTTTTCAGCAGCGGTAGCTCAGGCTGACCCCCACTCTGCCGCCGCCTACTCCGCCCGACATGGCGAGACGGCACTTTTGGTCTGGCAGGACGGCAGGACGCTCGTAAGCCGGGGAAGGACCTCGACCGGCGTGCAACCGCCCAACGTCTACAGTATCACCAAGACTCTCTGCGCCATGGGGACGATGGCCGCCATCACCAAGGGCTGGCTCAAGCTCGACGAACGCGCCAGCGATGCCATCACGGAATGGAAAAATGATCCCCGGAAACGCGACATCACGATCCGGCAACTCCTCGACCAAACCTCGGGCCTGAACCCCGGTTATGAAACCTTCTACCGCCCGAACCTCAAGGACAAGCAGACTGCCGTCGCCAGGCTATCCTCGGTAGCAAAACCAGGCACAACCTTCGCTTATGGCCCTGCTCACTACGAAGCTCTAGAGCTTGTCCTGGCCCGCAAGCTGAAGCAGCCTCCGCTTCCCTGGATCAACTCCGTCCTGCTGCAACCGCTCGGCATTCCCATCGCGGGATGGCGACGGGACAGGGAAGGAACTCCTTATTTTTCTGCCGGCGCTCATGCCTGCGCCACTCAACTCCTTGCCGTCGGACAGGTCGTGCGCAAGGAAGGCTGGCGCTGGATTTTCCCGATCTTCTCGTCTCCGGTTTTCCGCGAGGCGGTACAAGGTTCCGACGCCAATCCCGCTTATGGCGGAGGTCTTTGGAACAACTCGCTGGCAGCCGTCAAGGATGCCGTCTCCCGAGATGTGGAGGAGGCCATCTCGGCGGGATTGGGCCGTCAGGAATGGAATCGCACCTGTCTTTCCCGGGAGGCTCCGACAGACCTCCTCGCGATGGTGGGTTCCTACGGGCAGAGGGTCTACATCGTTCCCTCGCAAAGCCTGATCATCGTACGTCAGGGTCGGGAATCCGGCTTCCGCGATCCAGAGTTTCTCGCCGCTTACTTCCGCCCCTCGGGAAAGACGGCGAAGAACTAG
- the tal gene encoding transaldolase, with product MSASLAASTQLDELKKFTTVVADTGDFESIKKYSPQDATTNPTLIFKAVQQAEYKPLLEKAIADNKGSSLSGDALAKKIIDDLLIAFGTKILEIVPGRVSTEVDARLSFDVEATVEKARYLIGLYEKAGIARERILIKIASTWEGARAAEVCEKEGIHCNLTLLFSLPQAIACAEAGVTLISPFVGRIYDYYKAHTGKEYVGAEDPGVQSVQRVYNYYKKFGYKTQVMGASFRNIGEILELAGCDLLTISPDLLEKLQNSTDPVARKLSPEEAKASDIEKIDVTEKVFRWLLNEDPMATDKLSDGIRKFAADIVKLEEIILKSVV from the coding sequence ATGAGCGCCTCTCTCGCCGCCTCCACTCAACTCGACGAACTCAAGAAGTTTACAACAGTTGTCGCCGACACCGGGGATTTTGAATCCATCAAGAAGTATTCACCCCAGGACGCCACGACGAACCCGACCCTGATTTTCAAGGCGGTGCAGCAGGCCGAGTACAAGCCCCTGCTCGAAAAGGCCATCGCTGACAACAAGGGTTCCTCGCTCAGCGGTGATGCACTGGCCAAGAAGATCATCGACGATCTGCTCATTGCCTTCGGGACGAAGATCCTTGAGATCGTGCCGGGCCGCGTGTCGACCGAGGTGGACGCCCGTCTTTCCTTTGATGTCGAAGCGACGGTGGAGAAGGCCCGTTACCTGATCGGACTCTATGAAAAAGCCGGTATCGCCCGTGAGCGCATCCTGATCAAGATTGCCTCCACTTGGGAAGGTGCCCGTGCTGCCGAAGTCTGCGAAAAGGAAGGCATCCACTGCAATCTGACCCTGCTTTTCTCGCTGCCGCAGGCCATCGCCTGTGCCGAGGCTGGCGTAACGCTGATCTCGCCCTTCGTTGGCCGCATTTACGACTACTACAAGGCCCACACCGGCAAGGAATACGTCGGAGCCGAGGACCCCGGCGTGCAGTCCGTCCAGCGCGTCTACAATTACTATAAGAAGTTTGGCTACAAGACCCAGGTGATGGGCGCCAGCTTCCGCAATATCGGGGAGATCCTCGAACTCGCGGGCTGCGACCTCCTTACGATCAGCCCCGACCTGCTCGAGAAGCTGCAGAACTCGACTGATCCGGTGGCGCGCAAGCTCAGCCCGGAGGAAGCCAAGGCATCCGACATCGAAAAGATCGACGTGACGGAAAAAGTCTTCCGCTGGCTCCTCAACGAGGACCCGATGGCAACCGACAAGCTCTCCGACGGCATTCGCAAGTTTGCCGCTGATATCGTCAAACTCGAGGAAATCATTCTGAAATCGGTGGTATGA